The genomic DNA TTAATTGTTGGAGAAAGAAGAAGTTTACAACTTTATACCCTTATTTCAGTATTGGTTATCATTACTCTATTATTCAAACGACATAGTAAAAAAATTAATGTAGTTATTTTAATAGTAGGTGGCTTTGTGTTGTTATTAATGACTCTATATAAAGAATTATACATATTTAACTATTCTTCATATAGTGCGGCATTAGAAGCTAGTAGCACAAGTAAAATTAATTTTGTTGACCAAATTCAATCTTATTTTTATGGCCCAAGTAATGTTGCAGGTGCAATGGATTATTTAAACTATCATCAAGGTTCATTTAGTCAATTTATATTTGATAACACTAGAGCGATTTTTGGTTTGAATTTATTTATTAATCACGATCATTTAATAACTAGTCAGTTATTTAACCAATTAATTTATGGTAACAAACAATTAACTGGTCACTTAATCTCTAGTGCAGGATACGGATATATATACTTCGGACCAATCCTATTTTTCTTAGTACTAGTTTTCAACTTGTTTTTATCATGTGTATTTGAAGTGTTTTTACACAAAACAAAATCTTTAGAATTAATATTTGTTGGTACGTATATATATATGAGGGTTGTAGCTAGTATGTTTGGACACACAACACCAATTATTACTTTAATATCTTCAATAATTATTATTTATTCAATCATAATATTTGCTTCAATATTAGTTAAAAAGGCAATTAGTAGAGGAGATGCTTATGAATGATAAGACGTCTGATGAAAACAAAAGTATTTAGAATTGCAAATTGGCCATTAAAACTTTTTTATAAAGAAAAATATTTAACAGGATATTATTTTGATAAAAAAGTAATGGGATGGCTATGGGCTTGGAAAGCAATCCCTTTTAAATTAATTGGAATTAACACTAGATTACCATTTCCAGCAGATCCTACAGTAAGGATTCATAAAGCTAGTAATTTAATATTTGATAAAGATGATATTCATATCTTTCAATCACCTGGAACTTATTTCAATAATTTTTCAGCACAAATTATTTTAGGGAAAGGTGTTTACATTGCGCCTAATGTTGGGATTATAACTGCTAATCATGACGTAAACAACTTAAAAAAACACGTGGACGGAAAAAATGTTGTTATTGGAACGAATAGCTGGATTGGAATGAATTCAGTTATATTACCAGGCGTTAAATTAGGAGAAAAAACAGTTGTAGGCGCGGGGTCAGTTGTTACTAAAAGTTTTGAAGAAGGAAACATTGTTATAGCTGGTAATCCTGCAAGAGTTATAAAAAAGTTGGGGTAATATATGAAAAAAAATAAGTTTTTAAGTGATTCACTCTTAATGATAGTTAGTAGTGGGATATCACAATTAATTTTAATTGCCACAACTCCTTTAATTTCAAGATTATATTCTCCTTCAGAATTTGGAGAATTTACAATATTTTCTAATATAGCAATGATATTAATTCCAATAATAAATGCGAGGTATGATCTTTTAATTATTAATGCAGAGAATAGACATAAAGCTAATATTTTGTCACAAATCAGTTTTATCATTTCTGCAATAATTTTAG from Staphylococcus taiwanensis includes the following:
- a CDS encoding capsular biosynthesis protein, which gives rise to MNKLYNILISFLLICAIIILVFKNEMLLTIMPLSYLVAKVILLFISNVNLKFTRMIYDVFGIIRLLVIPLLIGITGDKIIDNLPLGHEYFNQAVGLISVEYIIGAVFLYIFSKLFTNKVSGKSINYKVAGSKIFYAIFIIVVFFVFIYSEKARESVSFLIIQTHDTGRGTEDTSSMVVLIRMLLQLALALMFVIVSYLSYKKYKNNPRIYYLFLPLIFGLINISLIVGERRSLQLYTLISVLVIITLLFKRHSKKINVVILIVGGFVLLLMTLYKELYIFNYSSYSAALEASSTSKINFVDQIQSYFYGPSNVAGAMDYLNYHQGSFSQFIFDNTRAIFGLNLFINHDHLITSQLFNQLIYGNKQLTGHLISSAGYGYIYFGPILFFLVLVFNLFLSCVFEVFLHKTKSLELIFVGTYIYMRVVASMFGHTTPIITLISSIIIIYSIIIFASILVKKAISRGDAYE
- a CDS encoding acyltransferase, whose protein sequence is MIRRLMKTKVFRIANWPLKLFYKEKYLTGYYFDKKVMGWLWAWKAIPFKLIGINTRLPFPADPTVRIHKASNLIFDKDDIHIFQSPGTYFNNFSAQIILGKGVYIAPNVGIITANHDVNNLKKHVDGKNVVIGTNSWIGMNSVILPGVKLGEKTVVGAGSVVTKSFEEGNIVIAGNPARVIKKLG